A window of the Streptomyces sp. JB150 genome harbors these coding sequences:
- a CDS encoding glycoside hydrolase family 3 protein codes for MTTSTSRTDTLTRDALAVLQPGFAGTTAPDWVRRRIGEGLASIALFGRNVTTAEQVTALTAQLRAEQENLLVAIDEESGDVTRLEVRTGSSFPGNHALGAVDDTDLTHGVARELGRRLAACGINFNWAPSADVNADPLNPVIGVRSFGADTALVARHTAAYVRGLQSSGVAACTKHFPGHGDTSVDSHHSVPRIDVDAGTLAERELVPFRAAIAAGTQAVMSAHILVPALDPEYPATLSPRILTGLLRGELGYQGLIVTDGMEMQAISGTYGLERGVVMAVAAGADAICVGGGLCDEATVLSLRDALVSAVRSGELSEERLADAASRVRDLARWTAATARTTAPDNPAEREIGLVAARRAVTVVAGPGAAPVTEPVFVATFQPVANIAVGDETPWGVGAELERLLPGTESGVFSGAEAGKEALAAAGDRRVVAVVRDEHRHDWMSAALDTLLAARPDTVVVEMGVAQSAPRGALYLATYGAARVCAIAAAERIVAG; via the coding sequence ATGACGACATCCACCAGCAGAACCGACACGCTCACCCGTGACGCCCTCGCCGTGCTGCAGCCGGGTTTCGCGGGGACCACCGCTCCCGACTGGGTGCGCCGCCGGATCGGCGAAGGGCTGGCCTCGATCGCCCTGTTCGGCCGCAACGTGACCACGGCCGAGCAGGTCACCGCCCTCACCGCGCAGTTGCGGGCCGAGCAGGAGAACCTCCTGGTGGCCATCGACGAGGAGAGCGGCGACGTCACACGCCTGGAGGTGCGCACCGGTTCCTCGTTCCCCGGCAACCACGCGCTGGGAGCCGTCGACGACACCGATCTGACGCACGGCGTCGCACGGGAGCTGGGCCGCCGTCTCGCGGCGTGCGGCATCAACTTCAACTGGGCGCCGTCGGCCGACGTCAACGCCGATCCGCTGAACCCGGTCATCGGCGTGCGGTCCTTCGGTGCCGACACCGCGCTCGTCGCGCGGCACACCGCCGCCTACGTCAGAGGCCTGCAGTCCTCGGGGGTCGCGGCGTGCACCAAGCACTTCCCCGGCCATGGCGACACCAGCGTCGACTCCCACCACTCGGTGCCGCGCATCGACGTCGACGCCGGCACGCTGGCCGAGCGTGAACTGGTCCCGTTCCGGGCGGCGATCGCGGCCGGCACCCAGGCCGTGATGAGCGCGCACATCCTGGTGCCGGCCCTCGACCCGGAGTACCCGGCGACGCTCTCGCCGCGCATTCTGACCGGTCTGCTGCGCGGTGAACTCGGCTACCAGGGCCTGATCGTCACGGACGGCATGGAGATGCAGGCCATCTCCGGCACCTACGGCCTGGAGCGCGGCGTGGTCATGGCCGTCGCGGCCGGTGCGGACGCCATCTGCGTCGGCGGCGGACTGTGCGACGAGGCAACGGTGCTGAGCCTGCGGGACGCCCTCGTGAGCGCCGTGCGCTCCGGTGAACTGTCCGAGGAACGGCTGGCCGACGCGGCGTCCCGGGTACGGGACCTGGCTCGGTGGACCGCGGCCACGGCGCGGACGACGGCCCCGGACAACCCGGCCGAGCGGGAGATCGGTCTGGTCGCCGCACGCCGCGCGGTCACCGTCGTCGCCGGGCCGGGCGCGGCGCCGGTCACCGAGCCGGTGTTCGTGGCCACGTTCCAGCCGGTGGCCAACATCGCCGTGGGGGACGAGACGCCGTGGGGTGTGGGCGCCGAGCTGGAACGCCTGCTGCCCGGCACCGAGAGCGGTGTCTTCTCCGGTGCGGAGGCCGGCAAGGAGGCACTCGCCGCGGCGGGTGACCGGCGGGTCGTCGCCGTGGTCCGGGACGAACACCGGCACGACTGGATGAGCGCCGCCCTCGACACCCTGCTGGCCGCCCGCCCGGACACCGTCGTGGTGGAGATGGGCGTCGCGCAGTCCGCGCCCCGCGGCGCGCTGTACCTGGCCACGTACGGCGCGGCTCGCGTCTGCGCGATCGCGGCGGCGGAGCGGATCGTCGCCGGCTGA
- a CDS encoding carbohydrate ABC transporter permease yields the protein MKRSLFGRLSLNATAVVLFVVFAFPVYWMFATALKPTGDIIAEDPVWVPVNLTFEHFDRAIHADHFWTLVRNSVTVTVLAVLLSLVIALFASFALARMRFAGRGAFVVVFMLAQMAPWEVMVIANYMLVRDSDMLDSLVPLTVFYMMMVLPFTILTLRGYVAAVPRELEESAMVDGCTRVQAFRKVIFPLLAPGLMATSLFGFITAWNEYPLVLILNKSIEYQTLPLWISQFRTAFGDDWGATMAASSLFALPILVLFVFLQRKAVSGLTDGAVKG from the coding sequence GTGAAGCGCTCGCTCTTCGGCCGGCTGTCGCTCAACGCGACCGCCGTCGTCCTCTTCGTGGTCTTCGCGTTCCCCGTCTACTGGATGTTCGCCACGGCCCTGAAGCCGACCGGCGACATCATCGCCGAGGACCCCGTCTGGGTCCCCGTGAACCTCACCTTCGAGCACTTCGACCGGGCGATCCACGCGGACCACTTCTGGACGCTGGTGCGCAACTCCGTCACGGTGACCGTGCTCGCGGTGCTGCTGTCGCTCGTCATCGCCCTGTTCGCGTCGTTCGCCCTGGCCCGGATGCGGTTCGCCGGCCGCGGCGCCTTCGTCGTCGTCTTCATGCTCGCGCAGATGGCGCCGTGGGAGGTGATGGTGATCGCCAACTACATGCTCGTGCGCGACAGCGACATGCTCGACAGCCTGGTGCCGCTCACCGTCTTCTACATGATGATGGTGCTCCCGTTCACCATCCTGACGCTGCGTGGCTATGTCGCCGCGGTGCCCAGGGAGCTGGAGGAATCCGCGATGGTCGACGGCTGCACCCGCGTCCAGGCCTTCCGCAAGGTGATCTTCCCGCTGCTCGCCCCCGGCCTGATGGCCACCTCGCTGTTCGGGTTCATCACCGCCTGGAACGAGTATCCCCTGGTCCTCATCCTGAACAAGAGCATCGAGTACCAGACCCTCCCCCTGTGGATCTCGCAGTTCCGCACCGCGTTCGGCGACGACTGGGGCGCCACGATGGCCGCTTCCTCGTTGTTCGCGCTGCCCATCCTGGTCCTTTTCGTCTTCCTGCAGCGCAAGGCCGTCAGCGGTCTCACCGACGGCGCTGTGAAGGGATAA
- a CDS encoding sugar ABC transporter permease — protein MQTQGTDTAGGASAHKTEAVPPQREGKRRSPTAPGRQAVAPYLLLLPALLATLILLGGPLVKNGLLSFQNLHARQLIQHLTEWNGVDNYREVLASAEFWSVVKRTVLFTAANVVLIMGLGTLIGLLLARLGARMRLLLMLGLVLAWAMPVVAATTIYQWLFAQRFGVVNWVLDKLGWHSMADYNWLGTQFSTFSVITLLIVWQSIPFVALNLYAATTTIPRELYEAASLDGAGAWKSFTSVTFPFLRPFLYATTFLEIIWVFKAFPQIFALNEGGPDRLTETLPIYAFVEGVGNQHFGMGAAISFLTILVLLVITSYYLRTVLKQEEDKL, from the coding sequence GTGCAGACCCAAGGCACGGACACCGCTGGGGGTGCCAGTGCCCACAAGACCGAGGCCGTTCCGCCTCAGCGGGAAGGGAAACGCAGATCCCCGACCGCACCCGGCCGGCAGGCCGTCGCCCCCTACCTCCTCCTGCTGCCGGCGCTGCTCGCCACCCTGATCCTGCTCGGCGGGCCCTTGGTGAAGAACGGACTGCTGTCCTTCCAGAACCTCCACGCACGCCAGCTCATCCAGCACCTCACGGAGTGGAACGGGGTCGACAACTACCGTGAGGTACTGGCCAGCGCGGAGTTCTGGAGCGTCGTCAAGCGGACGGTGCTGTTCACCGCGGCCAACGTGGTGCTCATCATGGGCCTGGGCACCCTGATCGGCCTGCTCCTCGCCCGGCTCGGCGCCCGGATGCGGCTGCTGCTCATGCTGGGACTCGTGCTCGCCTGGGCCATGCCCGTGGTCGCGGCCACCACCATCTACCAGTGGCTCTTCGCGCAGCGGTTCGGAGTCGTCAACTGGGTGCTGGACAAGCTCGGCTGGCACTCCATGGCCGACTACAACTGGCTCGGGACCCAGTTCTCGACCTTCTCCGTCATCACCCTGCTGATCGTATGGCAGTCCATCCCGTTCGTGGCGCTCAACCTCTACGCCGCCACGACGACCATCCCCAGGGAACTCTACGAGGCCGCCTCCCTCGACGGCGCCGGTGCCTGGAAGAGCTTCACCTCGGTGACCTTCCCGTTCCTGCGGCCCTTCCTCTACGCCACGACGTTCCTGGAGATCATCTGGGTGTTCAAGGCGTTCCCCCAGATCTTCGCCCTGAACGAGGGCGGCCCCGACCGGCTCACCGAGACCCTGCCCATCTACGCGTTCGTCGAAGGGGTGGGCAACCAGCACTTCGGCATGGGCGCCGCGATCTCCTTCCTGACCATCCTGGTCCTGCTGGTGATCACCTCGTACTACCTGCGCACCGTGCTCAAGCAGGAGGAGGACAAGCTGTGA
- a CDS encoding extracellular solute-binding protein: MKRRLTAAIGIASMVFSVAACGGSGDDGGGSGPEGFKGQTLVVWTMDGSAPEEWTKEVQTAFEKKTGAKVEFETQKWDGIQQKVTTALSESNPPDVIEIGNTQTPAYAATGGLAELDDLKKEIGADWTPTLNESSIYEGKQYGAPWYFANRIVIYNKKVWADAGIKDTPKTRDEFFEDLETIDKKTDAEPIYMPGQNWYFFVGLLVGQNAELVKKEGDKYVSNLDDPKVGAAMEIYKKYASYSKAPKDKDEATPQQAEVFAKGRTGAFIGMGWEAATAVKANPAIEKDLGYFTIPSDTPGKPEGVFLGGSNLAVAAGSEKQDLAKEFLKVALSDEFEGKLAKANGVVPNKESLQSVLKGNAVAEAAAPAASVGGTTPLIPEWAAVENTPNPIKRYMTSVLSGKSPAAAAKDVEGEINKRLAQEN, from the coding sequence GTGAAGCGCAGGCTGACAGCCGCGATCGGCATCGCGAGCATGGTGTTCTCCGTTGCGGCATGTGGGGGCAGCGGCGACGACGGCGGGGGTTCGGGGCCCGAGGGCTTCAAGGGGCAGACGCTGGTCGTCTGGACGATGGACGGCTCGGCGCCCGAGGAGTGGACCAAGGAGGTGCAGACCGCCTTCGAGAAGAAGACGGGCGCCAAGGTCGAGTTCGAGACGCAGAAGTGGGACGGCATCCAGCAGAAGGTCACCACGGCCCTGTCGGAGTCCAACCCGCCGGACGTCATCGAGATCGGCAACACCCAGACCCCGGCGTACGCGGCCACCGGCGGCCTCGCCGAACTGGACGACCTGAAGAAGGAGATCGGGGCCGACTGGACCCCCACCCTCAACGAGTCCTCCATCTACGAGGGCAAGCAGTACGGCGCTCCCTGGTACTTCGCCAACCGGATCGTCATCTACAACAAGAAGGTCTGGGCGGACGCCGGTATCAAGGACACCCCGAAGACCCGGGACGAGTTCTTCGAGGACCTGGAGACCATCGACAAGAAGACCGACGCCGAGCCGATCTACATGCCCGGCCAGAACTGGTACTTCTTCGTCGGCCTCCTCGTCGGCCAGAACGCCGAACTGGTGAAGAAGGAAGGCGACAAGTACGTCTCCAACCTCGACGACCCGAAGGTCGGCGCCGCGATGGAGATCTACAAGAAGTACGCCTCCTACTCCAAGGCGCCCAAGGACAAGGACGAGGCCACGCCGCAGCAGGCCGAGGTGTTCGCCAAGGGCAGGACCGGCGCGTTCATCGGCATGGGCTGGGAGGCGGCCACCGCCGTCAAGGCCAACCCCGCCATCGAGAAGGACCTCGGCTACTTCACCATCCCCAGTGACACGCCCGGCAAGCCCGAGGGTGTCTTCCTCGGCGGCTCCAACCTCGCCGTCGCCGCCGGCAGCGAGAAGCAGGACCTGGCGAAGGAGTTCCTGAAGGTCGCCCTGTCCGACGAGTTCGAGGGCAAGCTGGCCAAGGCCAACGGCGTCGTGCCCAACAAGGAGTCCCTGCAGTCCGTCCTCAAGGGCAACGCGGTCGCCGAGGCCGCGGCCCCGGCCGCCTCGGTGGGCGGTACCACGCCGCTGATCCCCGAGTGGGCCGCGGTGGAGAACACGCCCAACCCGATCAAGAGGTACATGACCTCCGTCCTCTCCGGCAAGTCCCCGGCGGCCGCCGCCAAGGACGTCGAGGGCGAGATCAACAAGCGCCTGGCACAGGAGAACTGA
- a CDS encoding GntR family transcriptional regulator yields MSIDVSSARNGGRPPETSQRIPKHYRIKQHLLQMIGGRTPGSPMPAERSLAVEFRTSRTTLRKALQELVSEGRLDRVQGKGTFVARPKVYRTLHLTSYTEDMAAQGLEPASRILDIGYVPADEKLAGLLGLRTGDRVLRVERLRLASGEPMAIESTHLSAQRFPGLRLDLGRHTSLYTALAEQYGVRLAEAEETIETALATPREAELLGADVGLPMLLLSRHSWDTRGRPVEWVRSVYRGSRYKFVATLTRPAR; encoded by the coding sequence ATGAGCATCGACGTCAGCAGCGCCCGAAACGGGGGAAGGCCGCCGGAGACAAGCCAGCGGATCCCGAAGCACTACCGCATCAAGCAGCACCTGCTGCAGATGATCGGGGGCCGGACGCCCGGCTCACCCATGCCGGCCGAACGCTCGCTGGCCGTGGAGTTCCGCACGTCGCGCACCACCCTGCGCAAGGCGCTGCAGGAACTGGTCAGCGAGGGACGGCTGGACCGCGTCCAGGGCAAGGGCACCTTCGTCGCCCGGCCCAAGGTGTACCGGACCCTGCACCTGACCTCGTACACCGAGGACATGGCGGCCCAGGGCCTCGAACCCGCCTCACGCATCCTCGACATCGGTTACGTCCCGGCGGACGAGAAACTGGCCGGCTTACTCGGCCTGCGCACCGGCGACCGCGTCCTGCGCGTCGAACGGCTGCGCCTGGCCAGCGGCGAGCCGATGGCGATCGAGTCCACCCACCTGTCCGCGCAGCGGTTCCCGGGACTGCGGCTCGACCTGGGCCGGCACACCTCCCTCTACACCGCGCTCGCCGAGCAGTACGGCGTACGCCTGGCGGAGGCCGAGGAGACGATCGAGACGGCCCTGGCCACCCCGAGGGAGGCGGAACTGCTCGGCGCCGACGTCGGCCTGCCCATGCTGCTGCTCTCCCGCCACTCCTGGGACACGCGCGGCAGGCCGGTGGAGTGGGTGCGGTCGGTCTACCGCGGCTCCCGGTACAAGTTCGTGGCCACCCTCACCCGGCCCGCGCGCTGA
- a CDS encoding MFS transporter — MPPPVDGARTASEPRAPGLLSAPYRSRTLAIAATFFLVAFAGLALATAMPVAVQELDALPLYAIAFGGYLAAGLAGTVVGGGWADRRGPAAPLNAGCLCFVGGSALAGMAPSIMPFLAGRLAQGAGGGAVTVALYVMVGRGYPPALRPRMFSVVTACWILPSMVGPAIAGAVTEHLSWRWVFHGIAVFTLVTTALLRRPLAALPHDGAAAEEPATRVGPAVTVAVGAGLLQYAAAQPSPRTAVLAAAGLLAVAAGLRGLLPAGTLRARPGIPALVLVRGLAAAAYFATESYVPLLLVNERGWSPTAAGYSLTCAALAWAAASWLQGRPHLSPRRRHVILLGALVHSAGTALTLAGVLRAAPAVTAPAGFTVAAFGMGLLLPSVGVLTLDQSPPGRQGANTAALQVADSLCSVLLIGVCGALFGALHTAAGSDTAAFAAVCAAALATTLLAALAARRIGAPAPAAAAPKDQLA; from the coding sequence ATGCCGCCCCCCGTCGACGGCGCCCGGACCGCGTCCGAGCCCCGCGCGCCCGGACTGCTCTCCGCCCCGTACCGGTCCCGCACCCTGGCCATCGCCGCCACCTTCTTCCTGGTCGCCTTCGCCGGACTGGCCCTGGCGACCGCGATGCCCGTCGCCGTTCAGGAACTGGACGCCCTGCCGCTCTACGCCATCGCCTTCGGCGGATACCTCGCCGCCGGCCTCGCCGGCACGGTGGTGGGCGGCGGCTGGGCCGACCGGCGCGGACCCGCGGCCCCGCTCAACGCCGGCTGCCTGTGCTTCGTCGGCGGATCGGCGCTCGCGGGCATGGCGCCCTCCATCATGCCGTTCCTGGCCGGCCGCCTGGCGCAGGGCGCGGGCGGCGGGGCGGTGACCGTCGCCCTGTACGTGATGGTCGGACGCGGCTATCCGCCCGCGCTGCGCCCGCGCATGTTCTCCGTCGTCACGGCGTGCTGGATCCTGCCGTCCATGGTGGGCCCCGCCATCGCCGGCGCCGTCACCGAACACCTGTCGTGGCGCTGGGTGTTCCACGGCATCGCCGTGTTCACGCTGGTCACGACGGCCCTGCTGCGGCGCCCGCTCGCCGCCCTGCCGCACGACGGGGCGGCGGCGGAGGAACCCGCCACCCGCGTCGGCCCGGCGGTCACCGTCGCCGTCGGGGCGGGGCTGCTGCAGTACGCCGCCGCCCAGCCCTCCCCGCGCACCGCCGTGCTCGCCGCGGCCGGGCTCCTGGCCGTCGCGGCGGGGCTGCGCGGCCTCCTGCCCGCCGGGACGCTGCGCGCGCGTCCCGGCATACCGGCCCTGGTGCTGGTGCGCGGACTGGCGGCCGCCGCCTACTTCGCGACCGAGTCGTACGTGCCGCTGCTGCTGGTCAACGAGCGCGGCTGGTCACCGACCGCCGCGGGCTACTCGCTCACCTGCGCGGCGCTCGCCTGGGCCGCCGCCTCCTGGCTCCAGGGCAGACCGCACCTGTCCCCGCGACGCCGGCACGTCATCCTGCTGGGCGCCCTCGTCCACAGCGCGGGGACCGCGCTGACGCTCGCCGGGGTCCTGCGCGCGGCACCCGCCGTCACGGCCCCGGCCGGCTTCACCGTGGCGGCCTTCGGCATGGGCCTGCTGCTCCCGAGCGTGGGCGTGCTCACCCTCGACCAGTCACCGCCCGGACGGCAAGGCGCCAACACCGCCGCGCTCCAGGTCGCCGACAGCCTGTGCAGCGTCCTGCTCATCGGGGTGTGCGGCGCCCTCTTCGGCGCTCTGCACACGGCCGCCGGCTCCGACACCGCCGCCTTCGCCGCGGTCTGCGCGGCCGCCCTGGCCACCACGCTGCTCGCCGCGCTGGCCGCCCGCCGCATCGGGGCTCCCGCGCCGGCGGCCGCCGCCCCGAAAGACCAATTGGCCTAG
- a CDS encoding aldo/keto reductase gives MWHQQRTIALGTLAFGTTVDERTSFDILDRFTELGGTVLDTANNYAFWVDGGTGDESEAVIGKWLASRGARDAVRIGTKAGARPTVPGAGLEAAEGLSAKALRSALEDSLRRLGTEHVDVFWAHIEDRTVPLEETVHALADLVDEGKAGALGVSNHAVWRTERARALAGDRPRCTHLQYRYSYLQPRFDLPLPSSAHVHVTPELLDYVRAEPDLLLWAYSPLLSGGYTREDVEIPAAYDHPGTAPRLAALREVAGELDATVNQVVLAWLLDHDPRIVPIVGVSKVAQVEEALGALAVTLSPEQRRRLDEAGR, from the coding sequence ATGTGGCACCAGCAACGGACCATCGCTCTCGGCACCCTGGCCTTCGGCACCACCGTCGACGAGCGGACCTCGTTCGACATCCTCGACAGATTCACCGAGTTGGGCGGCACGGTGCTCGACACCGCCAACAACTACGCGTTCTGGGTGGACGGCGGCACCGGGGACGAGAGCGAGGCCGTCATCGGCAAGTGGCTGGCGTCCCGCGGCGCCCGGGACGCCGTGCGGATCGGCACCAAGGCGGGCGCCCGCCCGACGGTTCCCGGAGCCGGGCTCGAAGCCGCCGAAGGCCTCTCGGCCAAGGCCCTGCGGTCCGCCCTGGAGGACAGCCTGCGCCGCCTCGGCACCGAGCACGTCGACGTGTTCTGGGCGCACATCGAGGACCGGACGGTGCCGCTGGAAGAGACCGTGCACGCGCTCGCCGACCTCGTCGACGAGGGCAAGGCCGGTGCGCTCGGTGTCAGCAACCACGCCGTGTGGCGCACCGAGCGCGCCCGCGCGCTCGCCGGCGACCGGCCCCGCTGCACCCACCTCCAGTACCGCTACTCGTACCTGCAGCCGCGGTTCGACCTGCCTCTGCCGTCCTCCGCGCACGTCCATGTGACGCCCGAACTGCTCGACTACGTACGCGCCGAGCCCGACCTGCTCCTGTGGGCCTACAGCCCGCTGCTGTCGGGCGGCTACACCCGCGAGGACGTGGAGATCCCCGCCGCCTACGACCACCCGGGCACGGCGCCCCGCCTGGCCGCCCTGCGCGAGGTGGCCGGCGAACTGGACGCGACCGTCAACCAGGTCGTGCTCGCCTGGCTGCTCGACCACGACCCGCGGATCGTGCCCATCGTCGGCGTCAGCAAGGTCGCCCAGGTCGAAGAGGCGCTGGGGGCGCTCGCCGTGACGCTGAGCCCGGAGCAGCGCCGCCGCCTGGACGAGGCGGGCCGGTAG
- a CDS encoding endonuclease/exonuclease/phosphatase family protein, translating to MTGRVLVALTALWAAYSLLNLALSGRWWLWLLADLVPPLGFLAVPLALLALVWLPGARPVRRWLVPVLALLLLTGLTRAGVNWAALRPGAAAGPAPAGALKVVSWNTEYWDTTDDAGRFYRYLRAKDADVYLLQEYLAWVDERPAPIDRLARIRSEFPGYHVAVLGEQVTLSRFPFVARPAVGPARRLERGSPWREVFERGKVLRTDIDVRGRVVSFYNVHVPVQLDILRSPLTGGFYAEVHRRSAARQRQYEALRRDVAANPRPVFVAGDFNTTPAMGELDGLRGTLRDALPASGTLVPRTWKAGGPALWRLDWAFTDEQLRVHRYAFDDPAGLSDHQLQELVVSPVP from the coding sequence GTGACCGGGAGGGTTCTGGTCGCGCTGACCGCGCTGTGGGCGGCGTACTCACTGCTCAACCTCGCGCTCAGCGGCCGCTGGTGGCTGTGGCTGCTCGCCGATCTGGTCCCGCCACTGGGCTTCCTGGCGGTGCCCCTCGCCCTGCTCGCGCTGGTGTGGCTGCCGGGCGCGCGCCCGGTGCGCCGGTGGCTGGTTCCGGTCCTGGCGCTCCTGCTGCTCACGGGGCTGACCCGTGCCGGCGTCAACTGGGCGGCGCTGCGCCCCGGCGCGGCGGCGGGCCCGGCGCCCGCGGGAGCGCTGAAGGTCGTCTCGTGGAACACGGAGTACTGGGACACCACCGACGACGCCGGCCGGTTCTACCGCTATCTCCGGGCGAAGGACGCCGACGTCTACCTGCTGCAGGAGTACCTTGCGTGGGTGGACGAACGGCCCGCGCCCATCGACCGGCTGGCGAGGATCCGCAGCGAGTTCCCCGGGTACCACGTCGCGGTGCTCGGTGAGCAGGTCACCCTCTCCCGCTTTCCCTTCGTCGCCCGGCCGGCCGTCGGTCCGGCCCGCCGGCTGGAGCGCGGGTCCCCCTGGCGGGAGGTCTTCGAGCGGGGCAAGGTGCTGCGCACGGACATCGACGTGCGCGGCCGGGTCGTCTCGTTCTACAACGTGCACGTCCCCGTGCAGCTCGACATCCTCCGCAGCCCGCTCACCGGCGGCTTCTACGCGGAGGTGCACCGGCGTTCCGCCGCGCGGCAGCGGCAGTACGAGGCCCTGCGGCGCGACGTCGCCGCCAATCCGCGTCCCGTGTTCGTGGCGGGGGACTTCAACACCACGCCGGCCATGGGGGAACTGGACGGGCTGCGCGGCACCCTGCGCGACGCGCTGCCCGCCTCCGGCACGCTCGTGCCGCGCACCTGGAAGGCCGGCGGCCCGGCTCTGTGGCGGCTGGACTGGGCGTTCACCGACGAGCAGTTGCGGGTGCACCGGTACGCCTTCGACGACCCGGCCGGCCTCTCCGACCACCAGCTGCAGGAGCTGGTGGTGTCACCGGTCCCCTGA
- a CDS encoding glycosyltransferase family A protein has product MPHSVSVVIPAHNSARTLAACLDSVYAQTCPIHEVIVVDDGSTDATARIARGYPCTLIRHDPNRGVSAARNTGIAAATGDILFFLDSDEALTPDSVASALHILDADPECGCVHGVIAPEPLFDDGPVEHYKVLHAHWWRLRGVGEVETAFFAQAAVRREVFEQLGGFDERLRDSEDLEFSDRLAPHWKIVLTDRIVARHDEEDRLGALLGETFRRALLLVPALRSARQGGRRNLTANSPASVASAAALFASLPLAALLAAPPFAALPLAGWLPALPALFLLAFCAANLGLLRFVARRRGARFLPFFVGVHLATHAALLGGAALGALRPRSTSRTGRGAPPRAEATR; this is encoded by the coding sequence ATGCCACATTCCGTGTCAGTGGTGATCCCGGCCCACAACTCCGCCCGCACCCTTGCAGCGTGCCTGGACTCGGTGTACGCCCAGACCTGTCCGATCCACGAGGTGATCGTGGTGGACGACGGCAGCACCGACGCCACGGCGCGGATCGCCCGAGGTTATCCCTGCACGCTGATCCGGCACGACCCCAACCGCGGTGTCTCCGCCGCCAGGAACACCGGTATCGCCGCCGCCACCGGCGACATCCTCTTCTTCCTGGACTCCGACGAGGCGCTCACCCCCGACTCGGTGGCGAGCGCGCTGCACATCCTGGACGCCGACCCCGAGTGCGGGTGCGTGCACGGTGTGATCGCGCCCGAGCCGCTCTTCGACGACGGACCCGTCGAGCACTACAAGGTGCTGCACGCCCACTGGTGGCGCCTGCGCGGCGTCGGCGAGGTGGAGACCGCGTTCTTCGCCCAGGCCGCCGTACGCCGCGAGGTCTTCGAGCAACTGGGCGGCTTCGACGAGCGGTTGCGGGACTCGGAGGACCTGGAGTTCAGCGACCGGCTCGCGCCGCACTGGAAGATCGTGCTCACCGACCGGATCGTGGCCCGGCACGACGAGGAGGACCGGCTCGGCGCGCTGCTCGGTGAAACGTTCCGACGGGCGCTGCTGCTGGTCCCGGCGCTGCGGTCGGCGCGCCAGGGCGGGCGCCGCAACCTCACGGCCAACAGCCCCGCCTCGGTGGCCTCGGCCGCCGCGCTCTTCGCCTCGCTGCCGCTCGCCGCGCTCCTCGCCGCACCGCCGTTCGCCGCGCTGCCGCTCGCCGGGTGGCTGCCCGCACTGCCCGCGCTCTTCCTGCTCGCGTTCTGCGCCGCGAACCTCGGACTGCTGCGCTTCGTCGCCCGGCGCCGGGGTGCGCGGTTCCTGCCCTTCTTCGTGGGCGTCCACCTGGCCACCCACGCCGCCCTGCTCGGCGGTGCCGCGCTCGGCGCCCTGCGGCCGCGGAGCACGAGCCGGACCGGGCGCGGTGCGCCGCCGCGGGCGGAGGCGACGCGGTGA